GTCTTCCTGATAGGCGCCCACGAAGCGCACGAGGGCACCGGCGAGCGCGGTGGTGCCGAACTGGGCGAGCGCGGCCTGAATCAGACCGCCCATGGAAAACTCGAACTCGAGCTTGTCGAGGCCCATGTCGATCGGCACCTGGCCGAGCATGCCGCCCCCGCGCCAGTCCTCGGTCTTGAGGACGAGCTTGGGGATGGTCACTTCCTCGGTTTCGGCCAGATGGCCAAGGCCGTCGAGAAGCATGTCCATTTGCTTGAGCTTGAAGGGGAACCCCATGGGGAATGCTCCTGGTTACGAGGCCAGCTGGCTGGCAAAATCGGCGTAGTAGCGGGCGGTCACCCGCTGGTTGAGTTCGAGGCCTTCGAGCGGGGCGACGCCGGTGAAGTCGTAGTCGAGCACGGCCTTGCCAGCGGCCAGATCGGCCTCGGCGTTGAGCGCGGGGTCGTACCAGCACGCGCCGCCGATCAGCCGCCCTTGCGTGACATAAGTGCGGATGCGGGCGT
The genomic region above belongs to Novosphingobium sp. IK01 and contains:
- a CDS encoding phage major tail tube protein; protein product: MGFPFKLKQMDMLLDGLGHLAETEEVTIPKLVLKTEDWRGGGMLGQVPIDMGLDKLEFEFSMGGLIQAALAQFGTTALAGALVRFVGAYQEDQTGTVKTIEVVCMGRYTEIDFGNAKAGDNTVHKYKMACSYYRLIVDGVDWIEIDLINMIFIVMGVDRYADIRAALGR